The Luteolibacter rhizosphaerae genome window below encodes:
- the leuD gene encoding 3-isopropylmalate dehydratase small subunit, whose amino-acid sequence MALEKVTSVTGRAVFVPGADIDTDRIIPARFMKCVTFDGLGEFAFYDVRFDPNTGEKTNHPLNDSRFDDATILLAGVNFGCGSSREHAPQSLSKYGFKAVVAESFAEIFFGNSTGLAMPCVSLTAAEIDQLRQAVEADPAVEITIDMVNKRVRSSTGLDFGFNMPESARDALVAGRWDPIQELLDRESQIATLAKGLNYV is encoded by the coding sequence ATGGCTCTCGAAAAAGTTACCTCCGTCACCGGCCGCGCCGTCTTCGTTCCCGGCGCCGATATCGATACCGACCGCATCATCCCCGCGCGCTTCATGAAGTGCGTGACTTTCGACGGTCTCGGCGAGTTCGCCTTCTACGACGTGCGCTTCGACCCGAACACCGGGGAGAAGACGAACCACCCGCTCAACGACAGCCGCTTCGACGACGCGACGATCCTCCTCGCCGGAGTAAATTTCGGCTGCGGCTCCTCGCGCGAGCACGCACCGCAATCCCTGAGCAAATACGGCTTCAAGGCGGTGGTCGCCGAGTCCTTCGCCGAAATCTTCTTCGGCAACTCGACCGGACTGGCCATGCCCTGCGTGAGTCTCACCGCCGCGGAAATCGACCAGCTCCGCCAAGCCGTAGAGGCCGATCCCGCCGTGGAAATCACCATCGACATGGTGAACAAGCGGGTGCGCTCGTCCACTGGTCTCGACTTCGGCTTCAACATGCCGGAATCCGCACGCGACGCCTTGGTGGCCGGTCGCTGGGACCCGATTCAAGAGCTTCTGGACCGCGAGTCGCAGATCGCCACCTTGGCGAAGGGGCTCAACTACGTTTGA
- a CDS encoding PIN/TRAM domain-containing protein, with protein MAPASVNVARLMYLLVCEVAGAAIALSTKGTPVEVTMTTGLISGLIVGAFFIWIETLIKGFSLRGFSTATFGLLVGMFCAWLITRIDISNLVSLAVRDRLQSRDGTEVVGAEALITTISFTIQLILYASLGFLGAVLALRSSRDDFAFIVPYVRFRQDSSTGEPLVLDAESIMDGRVPGVVRSGFLRGRLVVPRFVLDEIQVLASSPTPAKRQRAERGLACLESMRSAKDLQVSIEDAAVTADETMHGRLVHVARLLGARLLTSDENLCKVAKLRGLDVLNLDELLDALRPSVGVGEKLRLALVRGGKDEHQGVGYLPDGTMIVVNHAVKKIGTTQDVVVISTLQTNSGLMVFAELAA; from the coding sequence ATGGCTCCCGCCTCCGTCAATGTCGCCCGCCTTATGTACCTTTTGGTCTGCGAGGTGGCTGGGGCGGCCATCGCCTTGAGCACCAAGGGCACGCCCGTGGAGGTCACCATGACCACCGGCTTGATCAGCGGCTTGATCGTGGGCGCCTTCTTCATCTGGATTGAGACCCTCATCAAGGGCTTCAGCCTGCGTGGCTTTTCCACCGCCACCTTCGGTCTGCTGGTCGGCATGTTCTGCGCTTGGCTGATTACCCGCATCGACATCTCGAACCTCGTCTCCCTCGCGGTCCGGGACCGCCTGCAGTCGCGCGACGGCACGGAAGTCGTGGGTGCCGAGGCGCTGATCACCACGATCAGCTTCACCATCCAGCTCATCCTTTATGCGAGCCTGGGCTTCCTCGGGGCGGTACTCGCATTGCGCAGCAGCCGGGATGATTTTGCCTTCATTGTTCCCTACGTGCGCTTCCGCCAGGACAGCAGCACCGGCGAGCCTCTGGTCCTCGACGCGGAGTCCATTATGGATGGCCGCGTTCCCGGTGTCGTTCGCTCCGGCTTCCTCCGCGGCCGTCTCGTGGTCCCGCGCTTCGTGCTCGACGAGATCCAGGTCCTCGCCAGTTCGCCCACTCCCGCCAAGCGTCAGCGCGCCGAGCGCGGTCTCGCCTGCTTGGAGTCGATGCGCTCTGCCAAGGATCTTCAGGTCAGCATCGAAGATGCCGCCGTGACTGCGGATGAGACCATGCACGGGCGCCTCGTTCACGTGGCCCGCCTCCTTGGTGCCCGCTTGCTCACCAGCGATGAGAATCTCTGCAAAGTCGCCAAGCTCCGCGGTCTCGACGTGCTCAATCTCGACGAGCTTCTCGATGCCCTCCGCCCCTCGGTTGGCGTGGGCGAGAAACTTCGCCTAGCTCTCGTCCGTGGCGGCAAGGACGAGCACCAAGGTGTCGGCTACCTGCCCGATGGTACGATGATCGTCGTAAATCACGCCGTGAAAAAGATCGGCACCACCCAGGATGTCGTCGTGATCAGCACGCTGCAGACGAACTCCGGCCTCATGGTGTTTGCCGAGCTTGCTGCCTGA
- a CDS encoding RNA recognition motif domain-containing protein, with protein sequence MDIYVGNLPFSATEEEVAGLFADFGPVEKVKIVTDRETGRPRGFCFVTLADSARVKEAAEAVDGKEFGGRPLRVNPAEPREKKPGGFGGGGGGGGRGGFGGGGDRRGGGGGGYGGGGDRRGGGGGGYDRDRRGGGGGGGGKGGYGGGGGKGGYGGGGKGGYGGGDDW encoded by the coding sequence ATGGACATCTACGTGGGCAACCTGCCCTTCAGCGCCACCGAAGAAGAAGTGGCCGGTCTCTTCGCCGACTTCGGTCCGGTGGAAAAAGTGAAAATCGTCACGGACCGTGAAACCGGTCGCCCGCGTGGCTTCTGCTTCGTGACCTTGGCCGATAGCGCCCGGGTCAAGGAAGCGGCGGAGGCTGTGGACGGCAAGGAGTTCGGCGGTCGCCCGCTGCGTGTGAATCCTGCCGAACCCCGCGAGAAGAAGCCAGGCGGCTTCGGTGGCGGTGGCGGCGGTGGTGGTCGCGGCGGCTTCGGCGGCGGCGGTGATCGTCGTGGCGGCGGCGGCGGTGGCTACGGCGGCGGCGGTGATCGTCGCGGCGGCGGTGGCGGCGGCTACGATCGTGACCGTCGCGGTGGCGGCGGCGGTGGTGGCGGCAAGGGCGGCTACGGTGGTGGCGGCGGCAAGGGCGGCTACGGTGGCGGCGGCAAGGGCGGCTACGGTGGTGGCGACGACTGGTAA
- a CDS encoding N-acetylmuramoyl-L-alanine amidase family protein, translated as MTRFRRLIAPLLAVVFAAAPAQARQFRTVVIDPGHGGHDKGGQWGLVYEKHLALDIATRLEAEVKKRGFRTVMTRRSDYFISLPERVRIASRYSDAIFVSVHTNYTWKQGVSGLETFYHSPQSRALASYVHSGMMSKVRAVNRGVKFARFYVIRNTTCPSILVEGGFVSNPNERSRMKSGWFRQALAEGIADGIARFRRAG; from the coding sequence ATGACAAGATTCCGTCGACTAATTGCACCGCTTCTGGCGGTCGTATTCGCGGCAGCACCGGCACAGGCCCGGCAATTCCGCACGGTGGTGATCGACCCCGGACACGGGGGCCACGACAAGGGCGGGCAGTGGGGACTGGTCTATGAAAAGCACCTCGCTCTGGATATCGCCACCCGCCTTGAGGCCGAGGTGAAGAAGCGCGGCTTCCGCACGGTGATGACCCGCCGCAGCGATTACTTCATCTCCCTGCCGGAGCGCGTCCGCATCGCCAGCCGCTACTCCGACGCCATCTTCGTGAGCGTCCACACGAACTACACCTGGAAGCAGGGTGTGTCCGGTCTGGAAACCTTCTATCACTCGCCGCAGAGCCGCGCTTTGGCTTCCTACGTGCACTCCGGCATGATGTCCAAGGTGCGTGCCGTGAACCGCGGCGTGAAGTTCGCGCGCTTCTACGTGATCCGGAACACGACCTGCCCCTCGATCCTCGTGGAGGGCGGCTTCGTCAGCAATCCGAACGAACGCAGCCGGATGAAGTCCGGTTGGTTCCGCCAAGCATTGGCGGAAGGCATCGCGGATGGCATCGCGCGCTTCCGCCGGGCGGGTTGA
- the leuC gene encoding 3-isopropylmalate dehydratase large subunit, with protein MGKSLYQKVWDAHTVGKLADGRTQLFIGTHLIHEVTSPQAFGMLRDLGLTVKYPQRTFATVDHIVPTENQDQPVDPLAAEMMAALRSNCDDFGVTYFDLKSGKQGIVHVVGPEQGITQPGTTIACGDSHTATHGAFGAIAFGIGTTQVRDVLATQTMAMEPLKVRRIEVNGKLRPGVYAKDVTLHIIRILGAKGGIGFAYEYSGEVFDAMSMEERMTVCNMAIEGGARCGYVNPDAKTIAYLRGRPYVDMNDFDATAARWLSFASDSDAVYDDIVKVDAADIEPTVTWGISPDHGIAISETIPDPAKAATPLEKASIDEALAYMKLPAGAPIKGQKIDVAFIGSCTNGRLSDFREVAKYIQGHQVAAGVKAIAVPGSQIVAHQCEQEGIDKIFSAAGFEWRAAGCSMCLAMNPDKLVGDQLCASSSNRNFKGRQGSPTGRTVLMSPVMVAAAAISGSIADARELFELEPQAAVA; from the coding sequence ATGGGCAAAAGCCTCTACCAAAAAGTCTGGGACGCCCACACCGTGGGCAAGCTGGCCGACGGACGTACCCAATTGTTCATCGGCACTCACCTCATCCACGAGGTCACCTCGCCACAGGCCTTCGGCATGCTCCGCGATCTCGGCCTGACGGTGAAATACCCGCAGCGCACCTTCGCCACGGTGGACCACATCGTGCCGACCGAGAACCAGGACCAGCCGGTGGATCCGCTCGCCGCGGAGATGATGGCCGCGCTGCGCAGCAATTGCGACGACTTCGGCGTGACCTACTTCGACCTGAAGTCCGGCAAGCAGGGCATCGTCCACGTGGTGGGGCCCGAGCAAGGCATCACCCAGCCGGGCACAACCATCGCCTGCGGTGACTCCCACACGGCGACCCACGGGGCTTTCGGCGCGATCGCTTTCGGCATCGGCACGACCCAGGTCCGCGACGTGCTGGCCACCCAAACAATGGCGATGGAGCCGCTGAAGGTCCGCCGCATCGAGGTGAACGGCAAGCTTCGCCCGGGCGTCTACGCCAAGGATGTGACGCTGCATATCATCCGCATCCTAGGTGCCAAGGGTGGTATCGGCTTCGCCTACGAGTATTCCGGCGAGGTCTTCGACGCGATGTCGATGGAGGAGCGCATGACGGTCTGTAACATGGCGATCGAAGGCGGTGCCCGCTGCGGCTACGTAAATCCGGACGCCAAGACCATCGCCTACCTGCGGGGCCGCCCCTACGTGGACATGAATGATTTCGACGCGACGGCGGCTCGCTGGTTGTCCTTCGCCTCCGATTCGGATGCGGTCTACGACGACATCGTGAAGGTCGACGCCGCCGACATCGAGCCGACCGTGACTTGGGGTATTTCGCCGGACCACGGCATCGCGATCTCCGAGACGATCCCCGATCCCGCCAAGGCTGCCACGCCGCTCGAGAAGGCCAGCATCGACGAGGCGCTCGCCTACATGAAGCTGCCCGCCGGTGCCCCGATCAAGGGCCAGAAGATCGACGTGGCCTTCATCGGCTCCTGCACGAACGGCCGACTCTCCGACTTCCGCGAAGTGGCCAAGTACATCCAAGGTCACCAGGTGGCAGCGGGCGTGAAGGCGATCGCCGTCCCAGGCTCCCAGATCGTGGCGCACCAGTGCGAACAGGAAGGCATCGACAAGATTTTCTCTGCCGCAGGCTTCGAATGGCGCGCGGCGGGCTGCTCGATGTGTCTGGCGATGAATCCTGACAAGCTCGTCGGCGACCAACTTTGTGCCTCTTCCTCGAACCGGAACTTCAAGGGCCGCCAAGGCTCACCTACCGGTCGCACGGTGCTGATGTCCCCGGTAATGGTCGCTGCGGCGGCAATCTCCGGAAGCATCGCCGATGCCCGCGAACTCTTCGAATTGGAGCCGCAAGCAGCGGTGGCTTAA
- a CDS encoding aspartate-semialdehyde dehydrogenase, producing the protein MSESKHVAIVGATGAVGEEMRLCLEQRNFPVGKLTVLASARSAGKRIPFAGQEVVVQELTHDSFTGVDIALFSAGGGISKDFGPSAAAAGAVVIDNSSAFRMDEGVPLVVPEINPQAAKDRPRGIIANPNCTTIISLMALAPLHELFGLKAIIASSYQAVSGSGAQGIIELEEQVKAIATGQPFEPKVYPRQIAFNVIPQVDVFTENGYTKEELKMLNEGRKILGHADLKVSCTCVRVPVYRSHSVSITAQFEKPVDVEAARAAFAGKPGVKVVDDPANKIFPVPLDTTGKDDCLVGRIRKNLVLDNALDLWVVGDQVRKGAALNAVQIAEIL; encoded by the coding sequence ATGAGCGAATCCAAGCACGTCGCCATCGTCGGCGCCACCGGAGCGGTGGGTGAAGAAATGCGTCTCTGTCTCGAACAGCGGAACTTCCCGGTCGGCAAGCTGACCGTGCTGGCCTCCGCCCGCTCGGCCGGGAAACGTATCCCCTTTGCCGGCCAGGAAGTGGTCGTGCAGGAACTCACCCACGACAGTTTTACCGGGGTGGACATCGCCTTGTTCTCGGCCGGTGGCGGTATCTCGAAGGACTTCGGACCCTCCGCCGCGGCGGCAGGTGCCGTGGTGATCGACAATTCCTCGGCCTTCCGCATGGACGAGGGCGTGCCGCTCGTCGTGCCGGAGATCAATCCGCAGGCCGCGAAAGATCGCCCCCGCGGCATCATCGCGAATCCGAACTGCACCACCATCATCTCGCTGATGGCTCTCGCCCCGCTCCACGAGCTCTTCGGGCTGAAGGCGATCATCGCTTCCTCTTACCAGGCCGTCTCCGGTTCGGGTGCCCAAGGCATCATCGAGCTGGAAGAGCAGGTGAAGGCCATTGCCACCGGCCAGCCCTTCGAGCCGAAGGTTTATCCCCGCCAGATCGCTTTCAACGTGATCCCGCAGGTCGATGTCTTCACCGAGAACGGCTACACGAAGGAGGAACTCAAGATGCTCAACGAGGGCCGCAAGATCCTCGGCCACGCCGATCTCAAGGTTTCCTGCACCTGCGTCCGCGTGCCGGTCTATCGCTCGCACTCGGTGTCCATCACCGCGCAGTTCGAGAAGCCCGTGGACGTGGAGGCCGCCCGTGCCGCCTTCGCCGGGAAGCCCGGGGTGAAGGTGGTCGATGATCCGGCCAACAAGATCTTCCCCGTGCCGCTCGATACCACCGGTAAAGACGATTGCCTCGTCGGCCGCATCCGCAAGAACCTCGTCCTCGACAATGCCCTCGACCTCTGGGTCGTCGGCGATCAGGTCCGCAAAGGTGCCGCACTCAATGCGGTCCAGATCGCGGAAATCCTGTGA
- a CDS encoding NAD(P)H-hydrate dehydratase — MSFVTGAAMRSLEEAAFARGISAEHLMDLAGAGIARRLQVQFPLPGLAVGYVGKGNNGGDALVALRHLRGAGWQVALRAAWPESEWGKLPRKKLRELGIEPVADLPEQSSGPLLLLDGLLGIGAKGGLREPLAGLAREMAELREHHGAIIAAMDLPSGLDADSGEGEAVTADLTLTVGAPKQGMAGGNGVERSGRIILVPLKDLPLPGDGSLEFFCPEAFPGLLPPRRHEFHKGDSGRVGILAGSPGMTGAAVLCASSALHAGAGLVGVHVEESFLPHLATAMPPEAMVRVSTDPVRSAFETGHDALVIGPGLGNTARTYQATLLARLAEEIPAVIDADSLNWLAAAGRLDLLREWHVITPHPGEFKRLAPDLAGMKRQEAAAAFVSRYPCTLLLKGARSLVAKAGEVTRFNPTGHAGMASGGQGDVLSGVIGTLLAQGLGGPDAAALGAWLCGRAAERCLGDGPVCLASGTVLALGGAMRDWAERRR; from the coding sequence ATGTCTTTTGTTACCGGCGCGGCCATGCGGTCGCTGGAGGAAGCCGCGTTTGCGCGCGGCATCTCCGCAGAGCATCTGATGGATCTGGCCGGTGCGGGAATCGCGCGGCGCTTGCAGGTGCAGTTCCCTCTGCCGGGCTTGGCCGTGGGCTATGTCGGCAAGGGGAACAATGGCGGGGACGCGCTGGTAGCGCTCCGGCATTTGCGCGGGGCCGGCTGGCAGGTGGCGCTGCGGGCGGCTTGGCCTGAGTCCGAGTGGGGCAAGCTGCCGCGGAAGAAGCTGCGGGAGCTGGGGATAGAGCCGGTGGCAGACCTGCCAGAGCAGAGCAGTGGACCGCTGCTCCTGCTGGACGGCCTGCTGGGAATCGGGGCCAAGGGCGGGCTGCGGGAGCCGCTCGCCGGGCTAGCCAGGGAAATGGCAGAGCTCAGGGAGCATCACGGCGCGATCATCGCGGCGATGGACCTACCCTCGGGGCTCGATGCGGATTCGGGAGAAGGCGAAGCGGTCACGGCGGATCTGACTCTCACCGTGGGCGCGCCGAAACAAGGGATGGCCGGCGGCAATGGTGTCGAGAGATCCGGGCGGATCATTCTCGTCCCTCTGAAGGATCTACCGCTGCCTGGAGATGGCAGCCTTGAGTTCTTCTGTCCGGAGGCCTTCCCCGGGCTGCTCCCACCGCGCAGGCATGAGTTCCACAAGGGCGACTCGGGCCGCGTGGGAATTCTCGCGGGCTCTCCGGGGATGACCGGGGCGGCGGTGCTCTGCGCTAGCTCTGCCCTGCACGCAGGCGCCGGCTTGGTGGGCGTGCATGTGGAAGAAAGCTTCCTGCCCCACTTGGCCACCGCGATGCCCCCGGAAGCGATGGTCAGGGTTTCGACCGATCCAGTGAGAAGCGCGTTCGAGACGGGCCACGACGCCTTGGTGATCGGCCCCGGGCTCGGGAATACCGCACGAACCTATCAGGCAACGCTCCTCGCGCGCTTGGCCGAGGAGATTCCGGCGGTGATCGATGCCGACTCCCTGAACTGGCTCGCCGCAGCCGGGCGGCTCGACCTGCTGCGGGAGTGGCATGTGATCACACCCCATCCTGGTGAGTTCAAACGGCTGGCTCCGGATCTGGCGGGTATGAAGCGGCAGGAGGCGGCCGCAGCCTTTGTGAGCAGGTATCCGTGCACGCTGCTTTTGAAGGGAGCGCGGAGTTTGGTGGCGAAGGCAGGCGAGGTGACGCGCTTCAACCCGACCGGGCATGCGGGGATGGCGTCAGGGGGACAAGGCGACGTGTTGTCGGGTGTGATCGGAACGCTGCTAGCGCAGGGGCTCGGGGGTCCGGATGCGGCGGCGCTGGGGGCATGGCTGTGTGGACGAGCGGCGGAGCGGTGCTTGGGAGACGGGCCGGTGTGCCTTGCCAGCGGGACAGTACTGGCGCTGGGCGGTGCGATGCGGGATTGGGCGGAAAGAAGGAGGTAG
- the hisF gene encoding imidazole glycerol phosphate synthase subunit HisF produces the protein MLAKRIIPCLDVTDGRVVKGVNFVDLIDAGDPVEAAMAYNAQQADELVFLDITASSDNRATMVDVVRRTAEHCFIPLTVGGGIRSVENMREMLLAGADKVGINTSAVKDPGLVDAGAKAFGSQCIVVAIDAKREGPGKWGVYTHGGRTAVGLDAVEWAKEVWRRGAGEILLTSMDADGTQAGYDCELTAAISESVGIPVIASGGAGNLDHMVEVLEKGKADAVLAASIFHFGKHTVAEAKRYFAERGIPVRPELA, from the coding sequence GTGCTCGCGAAACGCATCATTCCCTGTCTCGACGTCACCGACGGCCGTGTCGTCAAAGGTGTGAACTTCGTCGATCTGATCGATGCAGGCGATCCGGTCGAGGCGGCGATGGCCTACAACGCCCAGCAGGCCGACGAACTCGTCTTTCTCGACATCACCGCTTCGTCCGACAATCGGGCAACGATGGTCGATGTGGTCCGCCGCACTGCCGAGCACTGTTTCATCCCCCTTACGGTGGGAGGCGGTATCCGCAGCGTGGAGAACATGCGCGAGATGCTTCTCGCCGGGGCGGACAAGGTTGGCATCAACACCTCCGCGGTGAAAGATCCCGGCCTGGTCGATGCTGGCGCGAAGGCTTTCGGCAGCCAGTGCATCGTCGTGGCCATCGATGCCAAGCGGGAAGGTCCGGGCAAGTGGGGCGTCTACACCCATGGCGGCCGCACGGCGGTCGGTCTGGATGCGGTGGAGTGGGCGAAGGAAGTGTGGCGTCGGGGGGCAGGGGAGATCCTGCTCACCAGCATGGATGCGGATGGCACACAGGCCGGTTATGACTGCGAGCTGACCGCCGCCATCTCCGAGAGCGTGGGCATCCCGGTCATTGCCAGCGGCGGTGCCGGGAATCTCGATCACATGGTGGAAGTGCTCGAGAAGGGCAAGGCGGACGCCGTTCTGGCGGCCAGCATCTTCCACTTCGGCAAGCACACGGTGGCCGAGGCGAAGCGCTATTTTGCCGAACGTGGCATCCCGGTGCGGCCTGAGCTGGCATGA
- a CDS encoding arrestin family protein yields the protein MTGLRSLLRILLLLAFAGTAAAQVEVRIQMASRNYVAGETIGVTVSVTNHSGQDIVFQGTKEYGWIDFNLTSNRGVPMTPLAKQAFGGMKVPLGQTMSRSFDLSRIYPLKEMGNYSVYAMVRLPGQSRDGFVSNRILFNVDTARPYWSQKVGLPGKAGQTREYRVLDYNSGRKSMLYAQVINARTGTPMQTHSLGEYLAFRKPSVTLDNRQVMHVLYLKAPTIWVHARISPDGSLLGAELHKNAAGDPLLMTSADGVVQVGNSIPYDPKAEAAARAKVRKASDRPNFLFQ from the coding sequence ATGACCGGACTCCGTTCCCTTTTGCGTATTCTCCTCCTGCTCGCCTTTGCCGGGACCGCCGCGGCTCAGGTGGAAGTGCGCATCCAAATGGCCAGCCGCAACTATGTGGCCGGCGAGACCATCGGGGTGACGGTGAGCGTGACCAACCACTCCGGTCAGGACATCGTTTTCCAAGGAACCAAGGAGTATGGCTGGATTGATTTCAACCTGACCTCGAACCGCGGGGTGCCGATGACCCCGCTGGCCAAGCAGGCCTTCGGCGGAATGAAAGTGCCGCTCGGCCAGACGATGTCCCGCAGCTTCGACCTGAGCCGGATCTATCCGCTCAAGGAGATGGGCAACTACTCCGTCTACGCGATGGTGCGGCTGCCGGGCCAGAGCCGCGACGGCTTCGTGTCGAACCGGATCCTTTTCAATGTCGATACGGCGCGGCCCTACTGGTCCCAGAAGGTCGGTCTGCCGGGCAAGGCGGGGCAGACCCGCGAGTATCGCGTGCTGGACTACAACAGCGGTCGCAAGAGCATGCTCTACGCCCAGGTCATCAATGCCCGCACCGGCACGCCGATGCAGACGCACTCGCTGGGCGAATACCTCGCCTTCCGCAAGCCCTCGGTCACCTTGGACAACCGGCAGGTGATGCACGTGCTCTACCTGAAGGCTCCGACGATCTGGGTGCATGCCCGGATCTCCCCGGATGGATCGCTGCTCGGGGCGGAGCTGCACAAGAATGCGGCGGGCGACCCCTTGTTGATGACCTCTGCCGATGGCGTCGTGCAGGTGGGTAACAGCATCCCCTACGACCCGAAGGCGGAAGCCGCCGCGCGGGCCAAGGTACGGAAAGCGTCGGATCGTCCGAACTTCCTGTTCCAGTAA
- a CDS encoding DUF2059 domain-containing protein, translating to MKKLLSLALALACGVLHAADPAPKSPTDELLELMDYENSSVETAMSTFDGFIDQMKANGVPAAAIGDIRKEARKMYVRIFSSPDVRKKFVELYDKHFTADEIVELTEFYRTPLGKKTLAAMPSIMTDAMKVAMPAVEKEMPAFQQKVGEIVEKHQAPAEEEPEAEDE from the coding sequence ATGAAAAAGCTTCTGTCCCTCGCCCTTGCCCTCGCCTGCGGGGTCTTGCACGCCGCGGATCCGGCCCCGAAGTCTCCGACCGACGAGCTTCTGGAGCTGATGGATTACGAGAACTCCAGCGTCGAAACGGCAATGAGCACCTTCGACGGCTTCATCGACCAGATGAAGGCGAACGGGGTGCCCGCAGCCGCCATCGGCGATATCCGCAAGGAGGCGCGGAAGATGTACGTGCGCATCTTCTCCTCGCCCGACGTGCGGAAGAAGTTCGTGGAACTCTACGACAAACACTTCACCGCGGACGAGATCGTGGAACTCACGGAGTTCTACCGCACGCCGCTCGGCAAGAAGACCCTGGCCGCAATGCCCTCGATCATGACGGATGCCATGAAGGTGGCGATGCCCGCCGTGGAAAAAGAAATGCCCGCCTTCCAGCAGAAGGTGGGAGAGATCGTCGAGAAGCATCAGGCTCCTGCTGAAGAGGAGCCGGAGGCTGAAGACGAGTAA